In one window of uncultured Desulfovibrio sp. DNA:
- a CDS encoding bile acid:sodium symporter family protein, translating to MSILQRAGNALTRYMGVLILTCSALALWKPELFRWVAPHVTPLLGCIMFGMGMTLRLKDFSLVFSQPRALLLGLLAQFGCMPLLAFALCHLFALPPDLAMGVILVGTAPGGTASNVLTFIARGDVPYSVALTSLTTVVALALMPVLTWLLGGVWVPVDMGGLFVSILKIVVIPVILGIAAHRYCGRLTERAIPFLPPVSALTITLVVAGIMAINARSILEASADIFLVVVCHNLLGLAFGYAVGRIWKFDEPRCRALCFEVGTQNSGLATALALAHFSPVSAIAGALFSVWQNISGALVSNYFHGKKLKPNQ from the coding sequence TTGAGTATCTTACAGCGCGCTGGCAATGCACTCACCCGTTATATGGGTGTGCTTATTCTGACATGCTCGGCTTTGGCCTTATGGAAACCGGAGCTGTTCCGCTGGGTGGCCCCGCATGTTACGCCGCTCCTGGGGTGCATCATGTTTGGCATGGGCATGACCCTGAGGCTCAAGGATTTCAGTCTGGTATTTTCCCAGCCGCGCGCCCTGCTGCTGGGCCTGCTGGCCCAGTTCGGCTGCATGCCGCTGCTGGCCTTTGCGTTGTGCCATCTGTTCGCCCTGCCGCCTGATCTGGCAATGGGGGTCATCCTTGTGGGCACGGCCCCCGGCGGCACCGCCTCCAATGTGCTGACCTTTATTGCCAGAGGTGACGTGCCGTATTCCGTGGCGCTCACCTCGCTGACAACTGTTGTTGCACTGGCGCTCATGCCGGTGCTCACATGGTTGCTCGGCGGCGTGTGGGTTCCTGTAGACATGGGAGGCCTGTTCGTTTCCATCCTTAAAATCGTGGTGATCCCGGTTATTCTGGGCATTGCTGCGCACCGTTACTGCGGCAGGCTTACCGAGCGGGCCATCCCCTTTTTGCCTCCGGTCTCGGCGCTTACCATTACCCTTGTGGTGGCTGGCATCATGGCCATCAATGCCCGGAGCATCCTTGAGGCCAGCGCCGACATATTTCTGGTAGTCGTGTGCCACAACCTGCTGGGTTTGGCCTTTGGCTATGCCGTGGGCCGCATCTGGAAATTTGATGAGCCCCGCTGCCGCGCCCTCTGCTTTGAGGTCGGCACACAAAACTCCGGTCTGGCTACTGCCCTCGCACTGGCGCATTTTTCCCCGGTTTCAGCCATTGCTGGAGCGCTGTTCAGCGTATGGCAGAATATTTCTGGCGCGCTGGTTTCAAACTATTTTCACGGCAAAAAACTGAAACCGAACCAGTAA
- a CDS encoding RidA family protein — protein MSKEVISTSKAPGAVGPYSQGIKTGNMFFFSGQIPIDPAIGKLVEGDVSAQAEQACKNVMALLESQGLTAANVVKTTVFITDMGNFAAVNEVYKKYFTAPCPARSCVEVSKLPLGAQVEIEAIAAL, from the coding sequence ATGAGCAAGGAAGTCATCAGCACGAGCAAGGCCCCCGGGGCAGTCGGCCCTTACAGCCAGGGCATCAAGACCGGCAACATGTTCTTCTTTTCCGGCCAGATTCCCATTGACCCCGCCATAGGCAAGCTGGTGGAAGGTGATGTGAGCGCTCAGGCGGAACAGGCTTGTAAAAACGTTATGGCATTGCTGGAATCACAGGGTCTGACCGCCGCCAATGTGGTCAAAACCACCGTGTTCATCACCGATATGGGCAACTTTGCGGCTGTTAACGAAGTGTACAAAAAGTATTTCACGGCCCCCTGCCCCGCGCGTTCCTGCGTTGAGGTCAGCAAGCTGCCGCTTGGCGCGCAGGTTGAAATTGAGGCCATTGCCGCGCTGTAA
- the pgl gene encoding 6-phosphogluconolactonase: MSGLSRSIHLTVHIHKDPAAMAERAAHILAAACEEAIADRGVFRIALSGGQTPTPLFRLLAGKDWADRLPWDKMTFYWVDERCVGPDHPDSNYGLARRELLSMVPAMHFFRMRGEEDPVEAAVKYEQQIRAEFNLGPQELPRFDFMLLGMGEDGHTGSIFPNSPALAERKRLVIDQYVPERKADRLTLTLPVINNARCCMFLVTGKEKHDVLSRALNLLAEPTLPAQKVRPGFGELIWVVDEAAARGV, from the coding sequence ATGTCGGGCCTCAGCCGTTCCATACACCTTACGGTGCATATCCATAAAGATCCTGCCGCTATGGCCGAACGCGCCGCCCACATTCTGGCGGCAGCCTGCGAAGAAGCCATCGCCGACAGGGGTGTTTTCAGAATCGCACTCTCTGGCGGGCAGACCCCCACGCCACTTTTCCGCCTGCTGGCGGGCAAAGACTGGGCCGACCGTCTTCCCTGGGACAAAATGACCTTTTACTGGGTGGATGAACGCTGCGTTGGCCCTGATCATCCTGACAGCAACTACGGGCTTGCGCGCCGCGAACTGCTGAGCATGGTTCCTGCCATGCACTTTTTCCGCATGCGCGGCGAGGAAGATCCCGTTGAAGCCGCCGTCAAATACGAGCAGCAGATCCGCGCCGAATTCAATCTCGGCCCGCAGGAACTGCCCCGCTTTGACTTTATGCTGCTGGGCATGGGCGAAGACGGCCACACGGGTTCCATTTTCCCCAATTCGCCCGCCCTTGCCGAGCGCAAGCGCCTTGTCATTGACCAGTACGTGCCCGAACGCAAGGCCGACCGCCTCACGCTCACCCTGCCCGTCATCAACAACGCCCGCTGCTGCATGTTCCTCGTGACCGGCAAGGAAAAGCACGATGTGCTTTCGCGCGCGCTCAACCTGCTGGCCGAACCCACCCTGCCCGCACAAAAGGTGCGCCCCGGATTTGGCGAACTGATCTGGGTTGTGGACGAAGCCGCCGCCCGAGGCGTGTAA
- a CDS encoding MFS transporter, producing MSLPCKDRRNEFSLDWLNFFLADVRDGLGPYMAIYLLAVHKWEPAAIGLAMSLSGVAALLAQTPAGALIDRIPAKRAALVVAALLVTGSCLLLPWVSSFGLVALTQTASAAASSIFAPAIAAISLGITGPKAFTRRTGRNEIFNHAGNACAALLAGGFAYLYGPTAVFYLMAVMTIGSVISVSMVSPQAIDHEAARGFAPGSAKRHQQPSGARVLLSNRPLLLFGVCCALFHLANAAMLPLVSQKLSLVNLQMATPLTSACIVAAQMVMMPVALLAGLKADKWGRKPLLMAGFLILPLRGLLYVLSDNSYWLVAVQLLDGIGAGIFGVLFPVVVEDLTQGTGRFNVSLGALSTVFGLGAALSAGLAGMVVQAAGYDAAFLTLAAIAGVAFLLLWLTMPETRNKLECVASESLHDRAAPSTNE from the coding sequence TTGAGCCTCCCCTGCAAAGACCGCCGCAACGAATTTTCGCTGGACTGGCTTAATTTCTTCCTTGCCGATGTCCGCGACGGACTCGGCCCCTATATGGCTATCTATCTGCTTGCAGTGCACAAGTGGGAGCCTGCGGCTATCGGGCTGGCCATGAGCCTTTCCGGAGTTGCGGCACTGCTGGCCCAGACGCCTGCCGGGGCGCTGATCGACCGGATACCCGCAAAACGGGCTGCCCTGGTTGTTGCAGCACTGCTGGTCACCGGCAGTTGCCTGCTGCTGCCGTGGGTTAGTTCATTCGGTTTAGTGGCACTGACGCAAACAGCCAGCGCCGCCGCCAGTTCCATATTTGCTCCGGCCATTGCAGCCATTTCCCTCGGCATCACGGGCCCGAAGGCTTTTACCCGCCGCACTGGGCGCAACGAAATTTTCAATCACGCGGGCAATGCCTGCGCTGCGCTTCTGGCTGGCGGCTTCGCCTATCTGTACGGCCCCACGGCAGTGTTCTACCTGATGGCCGTGATGACGATTGGCAGCGTGATTTCCGTCAGCATGGTCTCGCCACAGGCCATTGACCATGAAGCGGCACGCGGATTTGCCCCCGGCTCGGCAAAGAGGCACCAGCAACCGTCCGGGGCGCGGGTGCTACTCTCCAACCGCCCTCTGCTGCTTTTTGGCGTGTGCTGCGCCCTGTTCCATCTGGCCAATGCGGCCATGCTGCCGCTGGTGAGCCAGAAGCTCTCTCTGGTCAACCTGCAAATGGCCACGCCGCTCACATCCGCCTGCATTGTGGCCGCGCAGATGGTCATGATGCCCGTGGCCCTGCTGGCTGGCCTCAAGGCCGACAAGTGGGGCCGCAAACCCCTGCTGATGGCGGGATTCCTAATTCTGCCGTTGCGCGGCCTGCTCTATGTGTTATCCGACAACTCATACTGGCTGGTGGCCGTGCAGTTGCTGGACGGCATAGGAGCGGGCATCTTTGGGGTGTTGTTTCCGGTAGTGGTTGAGGATCTCACGCAGGGGACGGGCCGTTTTAATGTCAGCCTGGGTGCGCTTTCCACCGTGTTTGGTCTGGGCGCTGCGCTCAGTGCGGGTCTGGCCGGGATGGTGGTGCAAGCTGCTGGCTACGATGCTGCATTCCTGACCCTGGCTGCCATAGCGGGCGTGGCATTTCTTCTTCTCTGGCTGACCATGCCGGAAACCCGCAACAAGTTGGAGTGCGTGGCCTCCGAGTCTTTGCATGACCGCGCCGCGCCCAGTACAAACGAGTAG
- a CDS encoding sigma-54-dependent Fis family transcriptional regulator has protein sequence MAELSSLMQIQPFVQAYVLAVASILDAPVTVVDCNLVRVGGTAEYESLISRKIAHSAFFDKVFKTGKPAFVKNVQKDQACSVCANRENCNELADMAYPIFLNNKVAGVIGIVAFNEDERGRLLGNQEKLQEFLKYMSMLIESKLVTQQHSRILEHQLDAVVNGERKQLEETPLLGNSAAIRDILALVQKIAASDSTVLISGESGTGKEVLARTIHSMSGRGKRLMTAVNCGAIPENLVESELFGYEEGAFTGARKGGSMGKFELSHESTLFLDEVGEMPLPVQAKLLRVLQDKCVQRVGGSASIPVNVRIVCASNRNLQEMVAQGTFRNDLYYRLNVIPIHIPPLRQRRVDIPVFIESFLARYRRELRRDIRGLDPVAFDAFMGHDWPGNVRELRNIIEYLVNVVEGPLIRANDLPQHFFARRSGTSSATTLKEMLATHEKQLLERLIGVAASTEQKKLLAQRLGISSATLYRKLQEYNLLH, from the coding sequence ATGGCAGAACTTTCCAGCCTTATGCAAATCCAGCCTTTTGTGCAGGCCTACGTGCTTGCAGTTGCTTCCATTCTGGACGCGCCCGTTACCGTGGTTGACTGCAATCTGGTGCGCGTGGGTGGCACTGCGGAATATGAGTCGCTCATCAGCCGGAAGATCGCGCACAGTGCTTTTTTCGACAAAGTATTCAAGACCGGCAAGCCAGCCTTTGTCAAAAACGTTCAGAAGGATCAGGCTTGCAGTGTGTGCGCCAACCGCGAGAACTGCAATGAACTCGCCGACATGGCCTACCCCATCTTTTTGAACAACAAGGTGGCTGGCGTTATTGGCATTGTTGCGTTTAACGAGGACGAGCGTGGGCGGCTGCTGGGGAATCAGGAAAAGCTTCAGGAATTCCTCAAATATATGAGCATGCTGATTGAAAGCAAACTTGTCACGCAGCAGCATTCGCGCATTCTTGAGCACCAGCTTGATGCGGTCGTAAACGGTGAACGCAAACAACTGGAAGAAACCCCCCTGCTGGGCAACAGCGCTGCCATTCGCGATATTCTGGCCCTGGTGCAGAAGATCGCCGCATCGGATTCCACCGTGCTTATCAGCGGCGAAAGCGGCACCGGCAAGGAGGTGCTGGCCCGCACCATTCACAGCATGAGCGGGCGCGGCAAGCGGCTGATGACGGCTGTAAACTGCGGGGCCATCCCTGAAAATCTGGTTGAGAGCGAACTGTTTGGCTACGAAGAAGGCGCATTTACGGGCGCCAGAAAAGGCGGAAGCATGGGCAAGTTTGAACTGTCCCATGAAAGTACCCTGTTTCTGGACGAAGTGGGCGAGATGCCCTTGCCCGTGCAGGCCAAACTGCTGCGCGTGCTTCAGGATAAATGCGTGCAACGCGTGGGCGGTTCTGCGTCCATCCCGGTGAATGTGCGCATTGTGTGCGCCAGCAACCGCAATTTACAGGAAATGGTCGCCCAAGGGACCTTTCGCAACGATCTGTACTATCGCCTGAATGTCATCCCCATCCATATACCGCCCTTGCGTCAGCGGCGTGTGGATATCCCCGTTTTTATCGAGAGTTTTCTTGCCCGCTACCGGCGTGAGCTGCGCCGCGACATACGCGGGCTTGACCCAGTGGCTTTTGACGCATTCATGGGCCATGACTGGCCGGGGAATGTACGTGAATTGCGCAATATCATTGAGTATCTTGTTAACGTTGTTGAAGGCCCACTGATACGGGCCAATGATTTGCCGCAGCATTTTTTTGCCAGGCGGTCAGGAACATCGTCTGCAACAACGCTCAAGGAAATGCTCGCAACGCACGAAAAACAGCTTTTGGAGCGCCTGATCGGCGTAGCTGCCAGCACGGAGCAGAAAAAACTTCTGGCGCAGCGTCTGGGCATCAGCAGCGCCACATTGTACCGTAAACTGCAGGAATATAATCTGCTGCATTAG
- a CDS encoding MiaB/RimO family radical SAM methylthiotransferase → MSAWKFYLVTFGCKVNQYETQSLREAWLAQGGVECSAPAEADVVCVNSCAITSKGERDARNAVFRLRREAPSSRLILTGCAARLFADYKPRPGAIWAAPDLLVPQEEKSRLLHGPWADLDGEGISSPAGVLEATTPAATITVASPAQTAAQTSPQAFPPFQISAFKRARPVLKVQDGCAHRCTYCIVPSTRGKPRSRPVDEIVSEARRLLQAGHAEIMVSGINLGQYGRGTDTGDFWNLLRTLDAALAPEFAGQARLRISSLEPGQLDQQGLDALLACRMLCPHLHISLQHGSQAVLKRMGRGHYTPAMLEHAVSALASHWPIMGLGADIIAGFPGETEDDMRQLLELIDRLPMSYAHVFPYSRRPGTAADRFDGQIPHSLKLERAARLREAVARKHQAFLAEQLKLPRMLVAADNPQAFADSPTDAAPAPESAGKTKKNSVKGVNEYYAACSIRLPAQGKRPGADTGLLPARPVALTEKGLVVELIEQK, encoded by the coding sequence ATGTCTGCCTGGAAATTTTATCTGGTCACGTTCGGCTGCAAGGTCAATCAGTACGAAACCCAATCACTGCGCGAAGCCTGGCTTGCCCAGGGCGGCGTGGAATGCAGCGCCCCTGCCGAGGCGGATGTGGTGTGCGTCAACAGTTGCGCCATCACCTCCAAAGGCGAAAGGGACGCGCGCAATGCCGTGTTCCGCCTGCGCAGGGAGGCTCCGTCCTCGCGCCTGATTCTCACCGGTTGCGCGGCACGGCTGTTTGCCGATTATAAACCGCGCCCCGGCGCCATTTGGGCCGCCCCTGATCTGCTGGTGCCGCAGGAAGAAAAAAGCCGCCTGCTGCATGGCCCATGGGCCGACCTTGACGGCGAGGGCATCTCCTCACCCGCCGGGGTGTTGGAGGCTACCACACCTGCGGCCACAATTACCGTAGCAAGCCCTGCGCAGACCGCTGCGCAGACAAGTCCGCAGGCCTTTCCGCCGTTTCAAATTTCCGCCTTCAAACGCGCCCGCCCGGTACTGAAAGTGCAGGATGGCTGCGCCCACCGCTGCACCTATTGCATTGTTCCCTCTACGCGCGGCAAACCGCGCAGCCGCCCGGTGGATGAAATTGTTTCCGAAGCGCGCCGTCTGTTGCAGGCAGGCCATGCGGAAATCATGGTCTCAGGTATCAATCTGGGCCAGTATGGACGCGGCACGGATACGGGCGACTTCTGGAATCTGCTGCGCACGCTTGACGCTGCCCTTGCGCCGGAATTTGCCGGGCAGGCCCGCCTGCGCATCAGTTCGCTGGAACCCGGTCAGCTCGATCAGCAAGGGCTGGACGCCCTGCTTGCCTGCCGCATGCTTTGCCCGCACCTGCATATTTCTTTGCAGCATGGCAGTCAGGCGGTGCTCAAACGCATGGGGCGCGGGCACTACACCCCGGCCATGCTGGAGCATGCCGTGAGCGCTCTGGCCTCGCACTGGCCCATCATGGGCCTGGGCGCGGATATTATCGCGGGCTTTCCCGGCGAAACGGAAGACGACATGCGCCAGTTGCTGGAGCTGATCGACCGCCTGCCCATGAGCTACGCTCACGTGTTCCCCTATTCACGACGGCCCGGCACGGCGGCAGACCGCTTTGACGGGCAGATTCCCCACAGCCTCAAGCTTGAGCGCGCGGCTCGCCTGCGCGAAGCCGTGGCCCGCAAGCATCAGGCATTTCTGGCAGAGCAACTCAAACTGCCCCGCATGCTGGTGGCTGCGGACAATCCGCAGGCATTTGCGGACTCCCCAACGGATGCGGCACCCGCACCGGAATCTGCGGGCAAGACCAAGAAAAACTCCGTGAAGGGCGTGAATGAATACTACGCCGCCTGCTCCATCCGCCTGCCCGCACAAGGCAAAAGACCCGGCGCTGATACGGGGCTGTTGCCCGCACGGCCCGTGGCTCTTACCGAAAAAGGTTTGGTGGTGGAGCTGATAGAGCAAAAATAA
- a CDS encoding M15 family metallopeptidase — translation MPILLLFIFLCCAHVVHAETATSSSAPSNAPATASANAAPASGATGAAVANGLIDAADLPAGLDDAAQVDFYCLRRAYPQITGMTTDAQGQWLVFNDGRRVLYDAAPGAAPLAGSQESEWVVSVRASMAEPYPLEPQRPDTPQGVSPGRRRSYDLLQALYGSTPKAVGGHLVQARLLGQHLHLSPAAAQAMNRANANLAPQAAQEPRLKTLLKMDGGFAWRRIAGENRLSPHAFGIAFDISPGIATYWRWSKLRPHPLQQSYPSAIVAAFENEGFIWGGKWHEYDLMHFEYRPEVICKARVWQGQEPLPKQDIQQESVQEAAPDIARKPAHKTVRKSVQKPEKAETPPSEQQPASPAVEAKPAGDDAAIAP, via the coding sequence ATGCCAATATTGCTGCTTTTTATTTTTTTGTGCTGTGCCCATGTCGTACATGCCGAGACGGCTACGTCATCCAGTGCGCCCTCCAACGCGCCCGCAACTGCGTCTGCCAATGCAGCGCCTGCAAGCGGAGCCACCGGGGCGGCAGTTGCCAACGGCCTGATTGACGCCGCAGATCTGCCCGCAGGGCTTGATGATGCCGCGCAGGTAGATTTTTATTGTCTGCGGCGGGCCTATCCGCAGATTACAGGCATGACGACGGACGCGCAGGGCCAGTGGCTGGTGTTTAACGATGGCCGCCGTGTGCTGTATGACGCTGCGCCGGGTGCGGCCCCCTTGGCGGGTTCGCAGGAATCCGAATGGGTGGTGAGTGTGCGGGCGAGCATGGCTGAGCCCTATCCACTGGAGCCGCAGCGGCCCGATACTCCACAGGGCGTTTCGCCGGGGCGGCGGCGCTCTTATGATCTGCTGCAAGCCCTCTACGGCTCCACGCCCAAGGCTGTTGGGGGGCATCTGGTCCAGGCCCGCCTGCTGGGGCAGCATCTGCATCTTTCACCCGCAGCGGCGCAAGCCATGAACAGGGCAAACGCCAATCTTGCCCCGCAAGCCGCTCAGGAGCCTCGCCTGAAAACCCTGCTGAAAATGGACGGCGGGTTCGCCTGGCGGCGTATTGCGGGCGAGAACCGCCTGAGCCCCCACGCGTTTGGCATTGCCTTTGACATCAGTCCCGGCATTGCCACCTACTGGCGCTGGAGCAAACTGCGCCCGCACCCCTTGCAGCAAAGCTATCCCTCCGCCATTGTGGCAGCCTTTGAAAACGAGGGCTTTATCTGGGGCGGTAAATGGCACGAATATGATCTGATGCACTTTGAATACAGGCCGGAAGTCATCTGCAAGGCCCGCGTGTGGCAGGGGCAGGAACCTTTGCCCAAACAGGATATCCAGCAGGAATCCGTACAGGAGGCAGCCCCGGATATTGCGCGGAAGCCCGCGCACAAGACAGTACGGAAGTCCGTGCAGAAGCCGGAAAAGGCCGAAACGCCGCCTTCAGAGCAGCAACCCGCCAGTCCTGCTGTGGAGGCAAAGCCTGCTGGCGACGATGCAGCCATCGCTCCGTAA
- a CDS encoding TAXI family TRAP transporter solute-binding subunit, translated as MKKGLISLLVAVVMLAAGLAQMPQAAELKTFTITSGPLGGDFYALGGVIGEAARGVMPGTTVSVNTGGSVENLLKIDAGKADLGTSMIKLYQESLKAEGVFANRKPVQNVKIMMYVAPMPMSFFLVREDSPYTSIADIARTKPKIRLLTSKKGSSPAVASENMLKQYGFSFEDIKEWGGSVSYVSYAEASSLIQDGHADAYVGPIVSSINELITTVKMKLLPIDQAVLDKLSSDGYMTYTIKAGQYYFITKDTPHMAETVVLPVGANLPDDAVYALTKVLCEKPEMIRNVHQTYSVFDPSKSADHIAVQYIHPGALRYYKEKGWVK; from the coding sequence ATGAAAAAGGGTTTGATTTCGCTGTTGGTTGCCGTAGTTATGCTGGCGGCTGGGCTGGCCCAGATGCCCCAGGCGGCGGAGCTGAAAACGTTTACCATTACCTCCGGCCCGCTTGGGGGCGATTTTTACGCCCTTGGCGGTGTTATCGGCGAGGCTGCACGCGGGGTCATGCCCGGCACTACCGTGAGCGTCAACACTGGCGGCTCGGTGGAAAATCTGCTGAAGATTGATGCGGGCAAGGCTGATCTTGGCACAAGCATGATCAAGCTCTATCAGGAAAGCCTCAAGGCCGAAGGCGTGTTTGCCAACCGCAAGCCCGTGCAGAATGTAAAAATCATGATGTATGTGGCGCCCATGCCCATGAGCTTCTTTCTTGTGCGTGAGGATTCCCCCTACACCTCCATTGCGGATATTGCCCGCACCAAGCCCAAAATCCGTCTGCTGACCTCCAAAAAAGGTTCCTCCCCTGCTGTTGCCTCTGAGAACATGCTCAAGCAGTACGGTTTCTCGTTTGAAGACATCAAGGAATGGGGCGGCTCTGTGAGCTACGTTTCCTATGCGGAAGCCTCCTCCCTTATTCAGGACGGCCACGCGGACGCCTATGTAGGCCCCATCGTTTCGTCCATCAACGAGCTGATCACCACCGTCAAGATGAAGCTGCTGCCCATTGATCAGGCGGTTCTCGACAAGCTGAGCAGCGATGGCTACATGACCTACACCATCAAGGCCGGGCAGTATTACTTTATCACAAAGGATACGCCGCACATGGCCGAAACCGTGGTTTTGCCCGTAGGTGCGAACCTGCCGGACGATGCCGTGTACGCCCTGACCAAGGTGCTTTGCGAAAAGCCCGAGATGATCCGCAATGTGCACCAGACCTATTCGGTCTTTGACCCCAGCAAAAGCGCTGATCATATTGCCGTGCAATACATTCACCCCGGTGCCCTGCGTTATTACAAGGAAAAGGGCTGGGTGAAATAA
- a CDS encoding class I SAM-dependent methyltransferase encodes MDDRQSDITGQYALHMQKQLVQHCLAPWPRRGRTLLEVNCGRGELLPLLWEYGFDMTATEHNPELRAEASHMADRAEVLAAADDHLPFDDDEFDWVVLHLVSPSAESTRKAIAESLRVASAGLALTFWNSASLPFMLHLLGGRKTAWPGPTFCWWQIWRTLRSLSAGRISGASVLAGPQGTWNASCALSGCNRVLPWLPMGAWGIIRIDMAKSRPVTPLPLRLGRRRMRRAEPVLECGHKSQAKAADTERKAP; translated from the coding sequence ATGGATGACCGACAGTCGGATATCACAGGGCAGTATGCCCTGCATATGCAGAAGCAGCTTGTGCAGCACTGCCTTGCTCCCTGGCCTCGCCGTGGCCGCACCCTGCTTGAAGTGAACTGCGGACGCGGCGAACTGTTGCCCCTGCTGTGGGAATACGGCTTTGACATGACCGCCACGGAGCACAATCCCGAGTTGCGGGCCGAGGCAAGCCACATGGCTGACCGCGCCGAGGTGCTGGCCGCCGCTGATGATCACCTGCCCTTTGATGATGACGAATTTGACTGGGTTGTACTGCACCTTGTTTCACCCAGCGCCGAAAGCACGCGCAAGGCCATAGCCGAATCTCTGCGCGTGGCCTCCGCAGGCCTTGCCCTCACATTCTGGAACTCGGCTTCGCTTCCCTTTATGCTCCACCTGCTTGGCGGCCGTAAAACCGCATGGCCCGGCCCGACATTCTGCTGGTGGCAGATATGGCGGACGCTCAGGAGCCTTTCGGCTGGCCGCATCAGCGGGGCAAGCGTGCTTGCCGGGCCGCAGGGCACATGGAATGCATCGTGCGCCCTTTCCGGCTGCAACAGGGTCTTGCCCTGGCTGCCCATGGGAGCATGGGGCATTATCCGTATCGACATGGCAAAATCCCGCCCGGTCACGCCGCTGCCTTTACGGCTCGGACGCAGGCGCATGCGCCGCGCAGAGCCTGTTCTGGAATGCGGCCACAAATCTCAGGCCAAGGCTGCCGACACAGAGAGGAAAGCGCCATGA
- a CDS encoding translation initiation factor IF-2: protein MNLPFIAPFVAFIRQHLLALAAVLLVILAAVGGFSGWRYYQYRQTAEFAFAQIKDALHPAKPTELAQRINFDAISLPLAKAIAEHYPFLKKGPNQLRDLSDMIQVGLLKQARVKEEPLKEETDELVRLRSPLYVLPPNFFTQFFTTMTLQNPTENTALIAAQIRHPVLNKQFSVLLRMDKTPEGWKLDDMVNAEELVRQYREFQMERMVAQRQLLLDKNAKIKKRMEETLPLKACTASAGLLSDGKTLLVVVDVQSKNISTIPVNNVDLSVKIFAPDGKELMQRFLNAVQPTFPGDTFERRWTIEVDGTSPLGKSIVAARKLTCEASWKTLGLANGEMLHFAIAPDLLEEFQ, encoded by the coding sequence ATGAACCTGCCCTTTATTGCCCCCTTTGTGGCATTCATACGCCAACACTTGCTGGCGCTGGCCGCAGTGCTGCTTGTGATTCTGGCGGCGGTGGGCGGATTCAGCGGCTGGCGGTACTACCAGTACAGGCAGACTGCCGAATTTGCCTTTGCGCAGATAAAGGACGCCCTGCACCCGGCCAAACCCACAGAACTGGCGCAACGCATAAACTTTGACGCCATTTCCCTGCCCCTGGCCAAAGCCATTGCAGAGCATTACCCCTTTTTAAAAAAAGGGCCAAACCAGTTGCGTGATCTGAGCGACATGATTCAGGTTGGTCTGCTCAAGCAGGCGCGCGTCAAGGAAGAACCCCTCAAGGAAGAAACCGACGAACTGGTGCGCCTCAGAAGCCCCCTGTATGTTTTGCCGCCAAACTTTTTTACCCAGTTTTTTACAACCATGACCTTGCAGAACCCCACGGAGAATACAGCGCTGATAGCCGCGCAGATTCGCCACCCCGTGCTGAACAAACAGTTTTCAGTGCTGCTGCGCATGGACAAAACCCCAGAAGGCTGGAAGCTGGACGACATGGTCAATGCCGAGGAGCTGGTTCGCCAGTACCGCGAGTTCCAGATGGAGCGCATGGTCGCGCAACGGCAACTGCTTCTTGACAAAAATGCCAAGATAAAAAAACGCATGGAAGAGACACTTCCTCTCAAAGCCTGCACAGCCAGCGCAGGTTTGCTTTCAGACGGAAAGACGCTTCTTGTTGTGGTGGACGTACAAAGTAAGAACATCAGCACTATCCCCGTCAACAACGTGGATCTTTCGGTCAAAATTTTTGCGCCGGACGGCAAGGAGCTGATGCAGCGTTTTCTTAATGCCGTGCAGCCCACATTCCCGGGTGATACGTTTGAACGCAGATGGACAATTGAAGTTGACGGCACAAGCCCGCTTGGCAAATCCATTGTGGCAGCACGCAAACTCACCTGCGAAGCTTCGTGGAAGACTCTGGGCCTCGCCAATGGAGAGATGCTGCACTTTGCCATAGCGCCTGATCTGCTGGAAGAATTTCAGTAG